A region from the Sutcliffiella horikoshii genome encodes:
- a CDS encoding GNAT family N-acetyltransferase: MNWYEKLNQYFPVEEMKSREHMELLLKERGDIYHKDEGEHHVLMYVELDNFIFIDYLFVSKDARGMGLGHKLLDKMKEKGKPIILEVEPVDYEDTDTEKRLRFYKREGFEHATSIGYRRRSLATNEVNAMEILYWSPTDAGEEAIYEGMKATYEQIHTYKDKELYGESYDKVDKVLTYDEDDDNEDILSKL; the protein is encoded by the coding sequence ATGAATTGGTATGAGAAATTAAATCAGTATTTTCCAGTAGAAGAGATGAAATCAAGGGAGCATATGGAGCTTCTTTTAAAAGAAAGAGGGGACATTTATCACAAGGATGAAGGAGAGCATCATGTATTAATGTATGTGGAGCTTGATAACTTCATTTTCATCGACTACTTGTTTGTTTCAAAAGATGCAAGAGGGATGGGACTGGGACATAAGTTGCTAGACAAAATGAAGGAAAAAGGCAAGCCGATTATTTTAGAAGTAGAGCCAGTGGATTACGAAGACACTGATACAGAAAAACGACTTCGCTTTTATAAAAGAGAAGGGTTTGAACATGCGACATCCATAGGCTATAGACGTCGTTCTCTTGCCACAAATGAAGTGAATGCGATGGAGATCCTTTACTGGTCACCGACAGATGCAGGTGAAGAGGCGATCTACGAGGGAATGAAGGCTACATACGAGCAAATTCATACATATAAAGATAAAGAACTGTACGGTGAATCTTATGATAAAGTAGACAAAGTACTTACCTATGATGAAGACGATGATAATGAGGATATTTTATCTAAATTGTAA